The Acidobacteriota bacterium genome has a segment encoding these proteins:
- the der gene encoding ribosome biogenesis GTPase Der, protein MTKLPRVVIVGFPNVGKSTLFNRLLGRRKALVHSDPGMTRDSLAAAGAIDDRRLTLVDTGGLFGVADEPLSEKVRERALAEAAEADLVLFVLDGKRDVAPAEEDLYLRIKRLGRPVLLVVNKFDSPAQEESMTAEFYRLGEKNVFFVSAEHKVNIATLEEAIAAALPAGGPAADEAPAAEPLRIAIVGRTNVGKSSLVNRLAGAERLIVSEIPGTTRDSTDTLLVRDGKPFCLVDTAGIRRMAAAEDGREKAGIIRAKANIRQADVVCLVLDVQEFPTRQDARIAQLALESGRPLVIVLNKWDLVDKDAVEPEGVRERVFRKLGFVAYAPLIFVSARTGQRIVKILDTAEQVYQAATTRIETSRLNEFLARTTEAQPPRLKNGARAKLRYMTQKGILPPAFILFLGSRGPLSPAYEKYFLDALRRDFGLAGTPIRLIVRTS, encoded by the coding sequence GTGACGAAGCTCCCCCGCGTGGTCATCGTCGGCTTCCCCAACGTCGGCAAGTCCACCCTTTTCAACCGCCTCCTGGGACGGCGCAAGGCCCTCGTCCACTCCGACCCGGGCATGACCCGGGACAGCCTGGCGGCCGCGGGCGCGATCGACGACCGGCGCCTGACCCTGGTCGACACGGGCGGGCTGTTCGGCGTAGCCGACGAGCCGCTGAGCGAGAAGGTCCGGGAGCGGGCCCTGGCCGAGGCCGCCGAGGCCGACCTCGTCCTGTTCGTCCTCGACGGAAAGCGCGACGTCGCCCCGGCCGAGGAGGACCTCTACCTCCGGATCAAGCGGCTCGGCCGGCCGGTCCTGCTCGTCGTCAACAAGTTCGATTCCCCCGCCCAGGAGGAATCGATGACGGCCGAATTCTACCGGCTGGGGGAAAAGAACGTTTTCTTCGTCTCGGCCGAGCACAAGGTCAACATCGCCACGCTCGAGGAGGCCATCGCGGCCGCCCTGCCCGCCGGCGGGCCGGCCGCCGACGAGGCCCCGGCCGCGGAGCCCCTGCGCATCGCCATCGTCGGCCGGACCAACGTCGGCAAGTCGTCCCTGGTCAACCGCCTGGCCGGCGCGGAGCGCCTGATCGTCAGCGAGATCCCCGGCACGACCCGGGACAGCACGGATACGCTGCTCGTCCGCGACGGGAAGCCGTTCTGCCTGGTCGACACGGCCGGGATCCGCCGGATGGCCGCCGCCGAGGACGGCCGGGAGAAGGCCGGCATCATCCGGGCCAAGGCCAACATCCGCCAGGCCGACGTCGTCTGCCTGGTCCTCGACGTCCAGGAGTTCCCGACCCGCCAGGACGCCCGGATCGCCCAGCTGGCCCTCGAATCGGGCCGGCCGCTGGTCATCGTCCTCAACAAGTGGGACCTGGTCGACAAGGACGCCGTCGAGCCGGAAGGGGTCCGCGAGCGGGTCTTCCGCAAGCTCGGCTTCGTCGCCTACGCCCCCCTCATCTTCGTTTCCGCCAGGACCGGCCAGCGCATCGTCAAGATCCTCGACACGGCCGAGCAGGTCTACCAGGCCGCCACGACCCGGATCGAGACCTCCCGGCTGAACGAATTCCTGGCCCGGACGACGGAAGCCCAGCCGCCCCGCCTGAAGAACGGGGCCCGGGCCAAGCTCCGTTACATGACCCAGAAGGGGATCCTGCCCCCGGCTTTCATCCTCTTCCTGGGCTCCCGGGGCCCCCTGTCGCCCGCCTATGAGAAGTACTTCCTGGACGCCCTGCGCCGGGATTTCGGCCTGGCCGGCACCCCCATCCGGCTCATCGTCAGGACCAGCTGA
- a CDS encoding GerMN domain-containing protein yields the protein MAAKRRKKKSGGMSRSALVLTLLTLALAVLVIIFFNGRSGEKVKRGAEAAAAKAQPEAPARPVETRTVTLFFVADDDDLLHKETRTIAAGPSEADEAERALAELIRGSSEGLSSPLPPQTRVRQVFIAKDGVATVDLSRDVAESWSYGSTSELAAVYAVVNTLVYNFKPVKKVVVLVEGAERETLGGHVDLTRAFFPDYSLVAR from the coding sequence ATGGCCGCGAAAAGACGGAAAAAAAAGAGCGGCGGGATGTCCAGGTCCGCGCTGGTCCTGACCCTCCTGACGCTGGCGCTGGCCGTCCTGGTCATCATCTTCTTCAACGGCCGGAGCGGGGAGAAGGTCAAGCGCGGCGCCGAAGCCGCCGCCGCCAAGGCCCAGCCCGAGGCCCCGGCCAGGCCGGTCGAGACCCGGACCGTGACCCTCTTCTTCGTCGCCGACGACGATGATCTCCTCCACAAGGAGACGCGGACGATCGCGGCCGGCCCGAGCGAAGCCGACGAGGCCGAGCGGGCCCTGGCCGAGCTCATCCGCGGCTCGTCGGAGGGCCTGTCCTCGCCGCTGCCGCCCCAGACCCGGGTCCGCCAGGTCTTCATCGCCAAGGACGGCGTGGCCACGGTCGATCTCAGCCGCGACGTCGCCGAGAGCTGGTCCTACGGCTCGACCTCCGAGCTGGCCGCGGTCTATGCCGTCGTCAACACGCTCGTCTACAACTTCAAGCCGGTCAAGAAGGTCGTCGTCCTCGTCGAAGGGGCGGAACGGGAGACCCTGGGCGGCCACGTCGACCTGACGCGGGCCTTCTTCCCGGACTATTCCCTGGTCGCGAGATAA
- a CDS encoding N-acetylmuramoyl-L-alanine amidase, with protein MIKRMAFAAAVLLSVAALPAAFPAAASAQERALRTVVIDPGHGGLETGAKGRFGNLEKDITLAVSLKLKALIEKDMGFEVVLTRDKDVDVSIENRSAIANNHKAGLFISVHANGSVQRKASGSETFFLSLNATDEETRRLAYLENNSSDLQSRIDPSSDNDLMLILWDMAQNAYIKESSRLAELIQGELDAMLGTRNRGIKQAPFKVLTGVACPAVLVETAFISNPDEEQKLASDDFQNKVAEAIYRGLVRYLRKGE; from the coding sequence ATGATAAAGCGGATGGCCTTTGCCGCGGCGGTTCTTCTTTCCGTCGCCGCGCTCCCGGCCGCCTTCCCCGCCGCCGCCTCCGCCCAGGAGCGGGCCCTGCGGACCGTGGTCATCGATCCCGGCCACGGCGGACTCGAAACGGGCGCCAAGGGCCGCTTCGGCAACCTCGAAAAGGACATCACCCTGGCCGTCAGCCTCAAGCTCAAGGCCCTGATCGAGAAGGACATGGGCTTCGAGGTCGTCCTGACCCGGGACAAGGACGTCGACGTCTCGATCGAGAACCGCTCGGCCATCGCCAACAACCACAAGGCCGGCCTGTTCATCAGCGTCCACGCCAACGGCTCCGTCCAGAGGAAGGCCTCCGGCTCGGAGACCTTCTTCCTCAGCCTGAACGCGACCGACGAGGAGACGCGCCGCCTGGCCTACCTCGAGAACAATTCCTCGGACCTCCAGAGCCGCATCGACCCCTCCTCGGACAACGACCTGATGCTGATCCTCTGGGACATGGCCCAGAACGCCTACATCAAGGAGAGCAGCCGCCTCGCGGAGCTCATCCAGGGCGAGCTCGATGCCATGCTCGGCACGCGCAACCGCGGCATCAAGCAGGCGCCCTTCAAGGTGCTGACCGGGGTCGCCTGCCCGGCCGTCCTCGTCGAGACGGCCTTCATCTCCAACCCGGACGAGGAGCAGAAGCTGGCCTCGGACGATTTCCAGAACAAGGTCGCCGAGGCCATCTACCGCGGCCTGGTCCGCTATCTCCGGAAGGGCGAGTAG